A single Triticum dicoccoides isolate Atlit2015 ecotype Zavitan chromosome 2A, WEW_v2.0, whole genome shotgun sequence DNA region contains:
- the LOC119352539 gene encoding UPF0481 protein At3g47200-like — MSSSWVVDVDYPEPRANVEGWVVDMEKKLEDAEPPAKVQRWPKHCIFRVPLRFTSKMVDGMASSVFKPQTVSLGPFHHDDKDLKPMEEHKLRAIRHLLRRDHAGQDSKLTLGGLVAAMETVADELEDAYMDLGDEWRGEENRGNFLEMMITDGCFLLEVMRMAIGGKGSIPKDYEHGDPVFSWHGIQHIGPFVQRDMLLVENQLPLRLLEKIVAVEEGTSPSAASINSMVLKFLEREDAPEGTGLGLHPLDIYRTSRLKGTSQVKNNGKGLQRGVKMTSAPTEVGIFRSQKVVPRSAWKLSEAGIRFLPSKTGCLDDIELDNGRLYMPKVHMDDSTAYRIHNMMAFEAMHVRTGNDVTAYVLFVKDLISSADDVRLLGRKGILEHDLADDDDAVVRLFNSLTRDVSKNWESHLCRVRDAVEHHYTSNHLRVILYESWSHLKSKYFRNPWSLLALVTAILLVVGDIVQAVYAVISYDPNEGKPKIH, encoded by the exons ATGTCGTCGTCGTGGGTGGTGGATGTCGACTACCCTGAGCCGCGGGCAAACGTGGAGGGATGGGTTGTGGACATGGAGAAGAAGCTCGAGGACGCGGAGCCGCCGGCAAAGGTGCAGAGATGGCCGAAGCACTGCATCTTCCGCGTCCCATTGCGCTTCACGAGCAAGATGGTGGATGGAAT GGCGAGCAGCGTGTTCAAGCCGCAGACAGTGTCTCTCGGCCCATTCCACCACGACGACAAGGACCTGAAacccatggaggagcacaagctgaGGGCCATCCGTCACCTCCTCCGTCGGGACCATGCTGGCCAGGACAGCAAACTGACCCTTGGCGGGCTCGTCGCCGCCATGGAGACGGTGGCCGACGAGCTGGAGGACGCCTACATGGACCTGGGTGACGAATGGAGGGGCGAGGAGAACAGGGGCAACTTCCTTGAGATGATGATCACAGACGGCTGCTTCCTGCTGGAGGTGATGAGGATGGCCATAGGGGGGAAGGGCTCCATTCCCAAGGACTACGAGCATGGTGACCCCGTCTTCAGCTGGCACGGCATCCAGCACATCGGACCATTTGTCCAGCGCGACATGCTTCTGGTCGAGAACCAGTTGCCACTGAGGTTGCTCGAGAAGATCGTCGCGGTGGAGGAAGGGACATCTCCG AGCGCGGCTTCGATAAACTCCATGGTGCTCAAGTTCCTGGAAAGGGAAGATGCCCCGGAAGGGACCGGCCTAGGACTCCACCCGCTCGACATCTACCGGACGAGCCGGCTCAAGGGCACAAGTCAGGTCAAGAATAACGGCAAGGGTCTTCAAAGAGGCGTGAAGATGACGTCGGCGCCAACGGAGGTCGGCATCTTTCGTTCGCAGAAAGTGGTTCCCCGATCCGCATGGAAGCTATCGGAGGCAGGAATCCGATTCCTGCCCAGCAAGACAGGCTGCCTCGACGACATCGAGCTGGACAACGGGAGGCTTTACATGCCCAAGGTCCATATGGATGACTCCACCGCCTACAGGATCCACAACATGATGGCGTTTGAGGCGATGCACGTTCGCACTGGGAACGACGTGACGGCGTACGTGTTGTTCGTCAAGGACCTCATCAGCTCTGCCGACGACGTGCGCCTGCTAGGGAGGAAGGGGATCCTGGAGCATGACCTTGCCGATGACGACGACGCTGTGGTGAGACTCTTCAACAGCCTCACCAGAGATGTGTCCAAGAATTGGGAGAGTCATCTGTGCCGCGTGCGCGACGCCGTGGAGCACCACTACACCAGCAACCATCTACGTGTCATCCTCTATGAGTCGTGGTCACACCTCAAGAGCAAGTACTTCAGGAACCCGTGGTCGCTCCTCGCCCTTGTCACTGCAATCTTGCTCGTCGTCGGAGACATCGTGCAGGCCGTGTACGCAGTCATATCGTATGATCCTAACGAGGGCAAGCCCAAAATACATTAA